A single genomic interval of Malania oleifera isolate guangnan ecotype guangnan chromosome 11, ASM2987363v1, whole genome shotgun sequence harbors:
- the LOC131167609 gene encoding copper transporter 6-like: MTIAGGSMANEDGVRKETLMMHGGRGMGFFWGNEAIVLYPGWPGENVGMYALALVFIFLLSAAVEVLSVPPATKPHAEPAVEALAQAGVYAVRTALAYLVVLAIMSFNLGVFFVALAGHTLGFFIIKRRVLAMASSQSEPAPSTNDGVLLWLASSRDIQGWKFNRSR; this comes from the exons ATGACCATTGCAGGTGGGTCAATGGCCAACGAGGATGGTGTGAGAAAAGAAACGTTGATGATGCATGGGGGTCGGGGCATGGGGTTCTTCTGGGGAAATGAAGCCATTGTGTTATACCCAGGATGGCCAGGCGAGAATGTTGGCATGTACGCGTTGGCTTTGGTGTTTATTTTTCTGCTCTCCGCTGCCGTAGAGGTTCTATCCGTGCCGCCCGCAACCAAACCCCATGCGGAGCCCGCAGTGGAAGCGCTGGCTCAGGCCGGCGTCTACGCTGTCCGCACGGCCCTCGCATACTTGGTGGTGCTCGCCATAATGTCCTTCAACTTGGGAGTGTTCTTTGTGGCCCTCGCCGGCCACACCCTTGGCTTTTTCATCATCAAGCGCCGTGTACTTGCAATGGCCTCCTCCCAATCCGAGCCCGCGCCCTCCACCAACGATG GGGTTTTACTTTGGCTTGCGAGCAGTAGGGATATCCAAGGCTGGAAGTTCAATCGGAGTCGCTGA